In Magallana gigas chromosome 1, xbMagGiga1.1, whole genome shotgun sequence, the sequence CACATTGTGAACCAAGCTAAAAATCTTCTGCACCCCCCACCTGCCCCAACAAAGACGGTGAGCGAAGCTTTGAATTCGCCGCCTAAAGAGAGAGTTTCAATAAAGGGGACAATCACCCAGGTAAGATACAAACTTTACAAATTCAATTTgacattttgtaattaatatttatcaaaaaattgttaatggagtgatttaatttaattagtaTATGTCTGATATATATGCCATCGTCtaagtttatgtatttttttataaatcatctCTTCCTCATTATAATAACAACTATTATCTCTTATCTTAcctatatttttctatattttaggaAGAAGCAACAAGACAAGTTTTTGTAAGGGAGGAAAGAGTTAATGTAAAGAACATTTACATAGAGGATGCAACAAGCAAGTGCAAAGTTGCATTGTGGCGCAGCTTTGCTGAAAAAGACATAAGACCAGGAGATTATGTCCATATCACAGATGTTGTGATCAACACCTTCCGCAATGAAGTGTCCTTGACAACAACTTCAAAAACCAAAATTACAGTAAGTAGTTATACTTATCACTTTCTTACTTGCTAAGAGTGCCAACTTCATATACAAACAAAGAAGGAGttgcatactacatgtagtatataagTGTAACAAAGATGTCATGATTTGACAATGTATTTCTCAATATTCCTGATTATGCAAGAACTGGGGTAAAGAACTGAAAAAATAACCGTGATCTTATGTTTTTAGAAGACGGATTGTCCTCCAGAAGTGAAAGTCAAGCAGGCTGTCTCTGGTTGTGTTGATGGGGAAAATATGACATTCCTGTTGGAAGATGATACCATTCTAACCATGCCATTGGAATTGGTAGAAGTTGCCCTACCAAATGTTGAGAAAGAGGAAATTGAAAGTTATGTAATCAGCCGCTGCAATCCGATGCTGTCTATTAGATGCACCTCAAAGGGGAGCAGTGTCATAAGCATTGAGTTTTTGTGAACATTAATGTAATGTTCTTTGAACACTTAATAATCTTAAAGGAATTCTAGAAATAATCTCCGCCATGTTTAATGTCTCCATTAAAAGatgtttacttttatcataAACATTTGCTTGAAAATAATTTGGAAATTTTCTGCTGtccaaaaacatttttagatgtGAACTGATCAATTGCATGTTGAGTAGTTGTATTGTTTTGTAGGAGTGTGGATGTTcttgtgaattttgttttttttgttatgctTGTCTGCATATTTCTTAtcaaattgtaacattttttaaagcaagttctgcttttttgtatatatttcatctaaatactttgtttgtttacatatggaTTGTTCTAAACAGAGAGTCTAGAAATCTTAACATACGGCTATGTTTCAAGGTGATTTTGCCTTGTTTCTTATCTGGCATAGAGACTCTGCATATACCAGGTTATGTCCTGCTACCTAATTTCACTTATTGTATAGCCATTATtgcaaatatcatttttataaatttctcAGAATAATATCATTACACAGTCCTGTATGTTCATacatttcgttaaaaaaaaaaacaggttgTGAATAACAACATACAATGTCCTTTGaaaatatatcatacaatataattCTTTACCTTTCAATTATTCCTATATTTCATTGCCctattacattttcatttaccTGACTATAATCCTAAAATATGTGTCATACCAATTGTAACATATATTTTGCATAGAACATATGAAAGTTGACATCATAAGTATTTTTGAAACCTGATATTTTTCAGAAAGTGCCAAAAAATGCCatattttacaattgtttacctcttacatatttttatatttcattgctCAATTACTTTTTCAATTATGCTTCCTAAAATCCCAAAATATGTGTCATACTAATTGTGTAGTGCCGAAAAATGCCATGACCTTTTCATCAATTGTGTGCTTGTCTGAAATAGTATTGATACATTTCTCTCTGTGGACAAGTTATCTTCTAAAATATGTTacagttttcttttaaattgttcagTTCTCCTACATGTTTAACATAAACATGTTAATTGTAcaaatattgtaacatttttctacctttaaatttattgttgttttgataATGTAGTACACATATGTAATGTTGGGTTTTTGTTTAGTTTACCAAACCTTTACTTGTAatgtttacattacatgtatttctatttctTAAAAGATTGTGTGCTTATTTCATGccaattttaatattcataagtACTTATGAAAATAGGATGGCCAATCATATATCCTAATTACACCCAATCATTTACTCTAATTTTCCCTATATAGTGCCAAAAACAGTGCTGCCAAATAGAACTCATATCTTGCCATGAAAATagcacatatttttgttttatatttcctACTGTCCTTAAAAGATGTCTTAATGTGTTCAGCTAGTCTTGTATATATGACTTTTGTTACCTATGTTTTGATTGTTAAAATCTGATAATACTCACTTTCTATTGCAATGTCTTCAAACTTTCAAAGACCATCATGCTCACgcataaaatgttcatttacatTGTCTGACCATATATTGCCCCATCAGAAATGTCTGAtgtgttatttcttttttttcatcttcaaaatcaattttacttgtttattttatttccttGGGCATATTATTTGATTAGTGCACACTTGACATTAAAAACCATATAGAattatattttgcttgaaaagGTCCATAATCTACAAACAGTTTTGCTTACGATATCTACCTTGCACAAACAATATCAACTGCTTAAACACATATGATATTTGAATCGTGCTTTTCAAAACAAACCAATCACCAGtacactgtttaaaaactttaattattttaacatcATAGTAAGTACGTAAGATCAACTATGATGAACAATTTCAAACATAGGCTTAGTTGTTGATTGTTCTAGTTTTATGACTAGACAAAAAGTTATTCATATCTAGATTTACTCTTTAGATAGCAGTGTCTAATCTGTAGGTAGTACTTATTAGGATGTGTTGTATAGATACTAGAAAATTTTTTACCTTCTAGAATAGATTATACCCCTGCTCAGAAGAAGATGCTTTTATTTACCATTTTACCCATGTGTCTGACTGACTGtaacaaattttaataacatttctCTCTGCAACTATTATTCTAAAATGCTTGACAATCAAACACTGTGTTTGTTTAGGTATGCTAAATGTAGGGATgaatttttgtacaaatattgtGTCGATTTTCTGTTAAATTATTACTGTTTCTATGTTagatatacattttaaacatattttcacaACCACTCATTAATTGTGTTTCAAACTTTCACACTCTTTACGTCCAGTCCTGCTAGAAGGAGGGTTTCTTATCTAAATAAAGAAACTTTGGCTCATTCTGTTTCTTTATCTCATAGCGGGGGTATTGTTACTGAGCATTGGCTAGCAGatacatgtgatttttttctgtttcacaTTTTATGCATGTGTTCTTCTCCATACAATTTTGTTGTGTATGaaatatcatttgttttaaaaaaaaccttccacTGCTCCTTTAACTGTTATTATTATTCATTGatattgcatttaatatatcGCTAATCTGTTTGTTTATCCTATTGGTGAAAAATTACTTTACATCTACATAGTTACTAGATTCTGCCTCACCAAAGACAGCGTTCTTTGTTTTACAAAAGTAATAATTTCTTGGTTTATTCATACTTTATCTATAGTTCATCTTTGTTAAATATGTGACTTATCAAACGTTAATAAATCTCTATCACAAACAGATACTTGTTTTGATTTACTGAGTTTATTTGAGGGTTAAGTACCTGTAATCTAACAATCTCAAAAGTCCAATGCatgattaatttattaaaagtacTCTGTAGGCAAATGAATACTTGTAAAATGACACAAAATGCCCCTAccatgcaaaataaataaacaacttaattcaaaataaataaacatcttaATTCAGATTTCCTAAAATCCAAGGAAATATACCGGGTATGTTCATTTTCTGCAGACTTGGAGTTGCACTGATATCTGCAGCTATGGGTAAAgctcaaaatattataaaaaataatggaaataACGCATCAAAATGAGAAAATACTAACAAACCAATAACAATTTAGATGATTATAGTTTCaatataaatgtaattctatattttttataaattaaaacgcACAAAACCCTGCATCttagcccggctttcagtactttcagtactttgattatcggccgcgggcgagatgggttatgtaatgacgcacacaactaagaatttaggtcgatttgaaatgcttgcagtaaaatgactcaaatctatttcatggaagttattttttttaaaaatctattttatgtatctcactagataagaaaaagaacgtttatattttctcgtttttgtttttcttaacggtTGTCCACTATAGGACCTAAACAGAGGTTACTCTAAAAAAaggctgtaagaaaaacatgtacacgtatactttttagacactttttcaaatgaatcaaagcatcccgtatatgctggaacactttcagctgttaatatatgtacgTTATTAGCACGAAGACGATTCGCttacttgccaaatgaatacaggtacatgttaacaagacaagctttttacactcataatacgcattaccggtacaaaatagttttgtaacgacattgataacacaataatgaacaacttttctatcaacagctatagcgaaatattaaccatttttgagttataaagcgaagACTTTTAAGGGCTCTAGACcactaatttaaggggccagccctttttcaatggtgtcaagtgaaagcccttgacattttgcacatattttgttctatatgtgtttagagaaaattttaaactaaagagctacataacaaaaacacaacaaaaaatcagcattttttgaaacacaaattcaaattaattttttgaaactttaaaggaggaaaattgtaaaaacaaaactcggaggacaacgttcaaactctctattttgaagatttatgaCTTTGTAACACAGGCTGTGAGCGGTTTCAGAGCCTTTGCGTGCacaagaatgcctatattttggggaaaaaggggaataactcggtaccggaagtgtcgATATCAACGATTTTCCATAGATATTAAGAAATAGTAACTACCAATAAGCTCTgcaaatttgaactttataggacaacacacaagcaagatatttgagttttaaaaaacgtctagaagaaaaaaaagaataaaaagaactagacacgatctcgttgcgagcaacgaggaggtcttccgtcttattttagaaattgagatttatgttcgatcttgattttgctatttaacagctatacatgatttaaaacaggaaaagaggatcttcattttaagtgcctgatactattttgtttcaggtgtaagagttttgttcaacaagtgtttagaaattcgtcaccgttcttgagatatctcagaaagaatatttttggggccggaccttatctccttattggggccgctgaacaaaaattgtaaggttgcatgttattgggtacattattttgagcatcttttttttatactgcatttcaaaatattttttcttttagagatataggttatcacatttttggacttttgacccctaaaaatcctaattacgtaacacatgagaaaaatcattataatgttaggctacacaactgttagataaacatatttgcttctataatttattacgaaatacccctcggtagagaactataggaaaaatactttagagccctctaggtccctaatattaggggccagcccctttttcatggtatcaaatgaaaggtcatttgattataaagacattttgttcaacaagtgttcagaaatccgttactattcttgagatatctcagaaagaatattttaggggctggtcccttatctccttattggggctgctgaaccaaattttttaggctgcatgttgttaaagacttcattttaagcatcttttcttttaaactgcattttaaaatagttttccgtttgagatataggtggtcaaagttttggacttctgacccctaacacagggcgaaaaaccatctttaagcaagtccttaaaggtggcttaaaggtgacttaaaggagcttaaaggctatacaacctttaagccccctttaagtcacctttaagcaagtgcttataggtccttaatgtccaaacttctttaagctacctttaagccacctttaagcatctttaagtggcatttacgctctctttacactgcctttacactgtctttaagtggcctttaagtcaatattgatcaagctgaacaataaaaacatatattaaatgcaaaagctcttttatagagatgggagggggtcatccgagtgataatataatttccaaggaaggggggggggggtgttccaggcggttttaatcgtcgctccattaaacacagatcgctatcatcagcaccgctctgatggacacagattgccgttataaaattcttcataatttttggggggtttcaaaattattgtaggtatgagcgcagtctatgtatcttaatatgtgcataaaattaattaaagtatgtttgtttcctattataaattaatcggtgaaaaaaattctctctctctctctctctctctctctctctctctctctctctctctctctctcagttcatccgttattaaacaaaataaagataatgaaccaaaaatgcatgatttaatttgttaatcggtttaaggtttgtatttttttttcaattttcattatttctaactctagatctgctagatacatgttaaagatgaaaagactctcaactgcctttgttatatcgggcaggatattactgctttgtttgtctagacatagttttgttcgtttgtgtatatctaattagagtctattgtttgtccaacttaagaaaacccctggaactaacacagaatatacaagatatacacagcagttgtgtcgtgtgcccaggtgcatgtttgtgtatatctaattaaagtctattgtttgtccaatttaagaaaacccctggaactaacacagaatatacaagatatacacaacaggtgtgtcgtgtgcccaggtgcacgtcagggtttctaaaggcgttgaatcttagtatgtacgagtatacgataagtctagtgaataaaagttaatttacatttgtaattcattttcaaagtattatttcctaactctgggtttcaaagatgttacgtctacaaattaacgatacatgtatgtaagagtaaaatcttgaggctaattaattaatgtaccggtgatcataaataggggttgattatttaaatatatgtataagggtaaatatgtcaaatatacccggcctggcacatcatacaattgtatgtacaagtcatttgcaattgccacatgcagtaaatacgtcaccggtaattggtaattttgtttgttatagaattgatagtttaaaaatcatgtacatgtacatacaattacatgtaaatatttaaacatattggaacggggccgcgatcatgaaaaccgggaaattgcgggaaattgaacaaataccctaatagtatcaatgcatttaataaaagaaatgatttcattttctttcttacatttttatagctataaattagatgaacgtatatctactcggtttaaatttattaactaagaaagcctactatagtgaacctaacggtttccatttaggtataatatatttttgttcactgaagaccaagttccgtatttcattctaaatacatgcatgcatgtaatttataaattagatataattgattgttacaaactgaatggtttgtcaaaatcttttcaagtaaacacattcaatacagtgattcaatatccactgatatataggatataaaaacgctcatctatatgtaagttgccgtggcgcagaggatgtgtggtgagaataaaagataaaaaaaaaaaaaaaaaaaaaaaaaaaatgtgtggtgatgctagtaaactaagggtcccgggttcaattctcgccgtggccgtttttttggtgtgtttttttcatttttctttctagaacaaaaaccgttttaatatcttttctttcataaagttaatacattttgttggaaattaagcacaatattgaattaatttttttttaatggcttaaaggtggcttaaaggtagcttaaaggtggcttaaaggtggcttaaagaagtttggacattaaggacctat encodes:
- the LOC105345273 gene encoding uncharacterized protein, which produces MATTISLSDLMAQKGQIPYTKSVKAKVIDTDPEHSYTNERNESRILKNCVIADEGKAVLCVVYDQTKFPRFKEGSSVILRNVIKKPDGVAVTSNTKVFPCAEVSVPEHIVNQAKNLLHPPPAPTKTVSEALNSPPKERVSIKGTITQEEATRQVFVREERVNVKNIYIEDATSKCKVALWRSFAEKDIRPGDYVHITDVVINTFRNEVSLTTTSKTKITKTDCPPEVKVKQAVSGCVDGENMTFLLEDDTILTMPLELVEVALPNVEKEEIESYVISRCNPMLSIRCTSKGSSVISIEFL